In the genome of Vicia villosa cultivar HV-30 ecotype Madison, WI linkage group LG7, Vvil1.0, whole genome shotgun sequence, one region contains:
- the LOC131617973 gene encoding uclacyanin-3-like, which produces MNTSMVASFLVLLLAFPYVFATDYTVGDANQWTQGIDYTTWTSGKTFKVGDNLVFKYGGTHQVNEVDESDYKSCSSSNTIKNYNDGDSKVPLTKAGKIYFICPTPGHCTGGMKLEVNVVAASTTPTPSGTPPTTKTPAPSTTPSTTPSTTPSTTPSTPSSETNSTSPSSPKDSGAISVSNGVGLLMGSLFVVLGFMG; this is translated from the exons ATGAATACTTCGATGGTAGCTTCTTTTCTAGTTTTGTTATTGGCTTTTCCTTATGTATTTGCAACTGATTACACTGTTGGTGATGCTAATCAATGGACTCAAGGGATTGATTACACTACATGGACTTCTGGAAAAACTTTCAAAGTTGGTGATAACTTAG TGTTCAAGTATGGAGGAACTCACCAAGTGAATGAAGTTGATGAGAGTGATTACAAAAGTTGCAGTTCAAGCAACACCATAAAGAATTACAATGATGGAGATTCAAAGGTTCCATTAACAAAAGCAGGAAAAATTTACTTCATATGTCCAACACCAGGTCATTGTACCGGTGGAATGAAACTTGAAGTCAATGTTGTTGCTGCTAGCACCACCCCAACTCCAAGTGGCACCCCTCCAACAACAAAAACTCCTGCTCCATCAACAACACCATCAACCACACCATCAACCACTCCATCAACTACTCCATCAACTCCATCTTCTGAGACTAATTCAACTTCTCCATCATCACCAAAGGATAGTGGAGCTATCAGTGTTTCTAATGGTGTTGGTCTTTTGATGGGTTCTTTGTTTGTGGTTTTGGGTTTCATGGGCTAG